A genomic segment from Frateuria edaphi encodes:
- a CDS encoding sensor domain-containing protein has product MNAPRTINEYLDQLRAALRGADPALVQDALYDAEEHLRAELAEQPGRSEADMLAHVVGSYGAPEEVAELYRDQEIKIQRALRPPLQPRRRSLAGRFFGVAADPRTYGALFYMVLALATGIFYFTWAVTGVSLSAGLSVLIVGLPFIVLFFGSVRVLSLVEGRIVEAMLGARMPRRPPYPTRELTLMKRIGAMFTDARTWTTLLYMLLMLPLGIVYFTIAVTLISVAVGFIGAPIAWAFAPSWISDVYVNDQPVINWGFGQHVPGWGDAIALCVLGVLLLFATLHLARGLGRMHGQVARHLLVRG; this is encoded by the coding sequence TGCGCGCCGCGCTGCGCGGCGCCGACCCGGCACTGGTGCAGGATGCGCTCTACGACGCCGAGGAACACCTGCGCGCCGAGCTGGCCGAACAGCCGGGCCGCAGCGAGGCGGACATGCTGGCCCATGTGGTCGGGAGCTACGGCGCACCGGAAGAGGTGGCCGAGCTCTACCGTGACCAGGAAATCAAAATCCAGCGCGCGTTGCGACCGCCGCTGCAGCCCAGGCGCCGCTCGCTGGCGGGGCGCTTCTTCGGCGTGGCGGCCGACCCTCGCACTTATGGCGCGCTGTTCTACATGGTGCTGGCGCTGGCCACGGGCATCTTCTATTTCACCTGGGCGGTCACCGGCGTGTCGCTGTCGGCGGGGCTGTCGGTGCTGATCGTCGGCTTGCCGTTCATCGTGCTGTTCTTCGGCTCGGTGCGGGTGCTCTCGCTGGTGGAGGGCCGGATCGTGGAGGCCATGCTGGGTGCGCGCATGCCACGGCGTCCGCCCTATCCGACGCGCGAGCTGACCCTGATGAAGCGCATCGGCGCCATGTTCACCGACGCGCGCACCTGGACCACATTGCTGTACATGCTGTTGATGCTGCCGCTGGGTATCGTCTACTTCACCATTGCGGTGACGCTGATCTCGGTGGCGGTGGGCTTCATCGGCGCGCCGATCGCCTGGGCGTTCGCGCCGAGCTGGATCTCGGACGTGTACGTCAACGACCAGCCGGTCATCAACTGGGGCTTCGGCCAGCACGTGCCGGGTTGGGGCGACGCGATCGCGCTGTGCGTGCTGGGCGTGCTGCTGTTGTTCGCCACGCTGCACCTGGCGCGTGGCCTGGGCCGAATGCATGGGCAGGTCGCGCGGCACCTGCTGGTGCGCGGCTGA
- a CDS encoding class I SAM-dependent DNA methyltransferase, whose translation MPKTYDRAYFDKWYRDPRHAVASIAELRRKVALAVAQAEYYLGRPLRNVLDVGCGEAPWRAPLRALRPGVEYRGLDASAYVVARYGRSRNVGLASFGQLEHLRFDSRFDLIVCTDVLHYLRPGEIRAGLAGIGEMLEGVAFLEVFTSRDDVVGDREGFLSRPPAWYLREFAQTGLMPCGSHCYLGPRLERHVAALERARVAG comes from the coding sequence ATGCCCAAGACCTACGATCGCGCCTATTTCGACAAGTGGTACCGCGACCCGCGCCACGCCGTCGCCTCGATCGCCGAACTCAGGCGAAAGGTGGCGCTGGCGGTCGCACAGGCGGAGTACTACCTGGGTCGCCCGCTGCGCAACGTGCTCGATGTCGGCTGCGGTGAGGCACCGTGGCGCGCGCCGCTGCGCGCACTGCGGCCGGGCGTGGAATACCGCGGACTGGACGCGAGCGCCTACGTGGTGGCCCGCTACGGGCGCAGCCGCAACGTCGGGCTGGCAAGTTTCGGCCAACTCGAGCACCTGCGCTTCGACAGCCGCTTCGACCTGATCGTGTGCACCGACGTGCTGCATTATCTCAGGCCCGGCGAGATCCGCGCCGGCCTGGCCGGCATCGGCGAGATGCTCGAGGGCGTGGCGTTCCTGGAGGTTTTCACTAGCCGCGACGACGTCGTCGGTGACCGCGAAGGGTTCCTGTCGCGGCCGCCCGCTTGGTACCTTCGCGAGTTCGCGCAGACGGGCCTGATGCCGTGTGGCTCGCATTGCTACCTGGGGCCGCGGCTGGAGCGTCACGTGGCGGCGCTCGAGCGTGCAAGGGTCGCAGGCTAG